In Propionicimonas paludicola, a single window of DNA contains:
- a CDS encoding NADH-quinone oxidoreductase subunit M gives MTIPWLTFLGLVPLVGAVTLLLPVKELARVLGMFFAVITAVVGIVVTTLYVGGAALAEQVPWIQAFGAWWALGLNGMSVLMVILTVLLTPMVLLAEWKLPNAGRWSPQVFVALVLFLESLSLFTFMADDVLLFYLFFEATLIPMYFLIGGFGGEARAAAALKFLLFSLAGGLVMLVSVVGLGVVSTELSGTPTYLLSELAKLPIGTDLGRWLMIGFLVAFIVKAPMVPLHTWLPTTAEQATPGTSVLLVGILDKIGTFGMIKFCLGLFPEASLWVAPVMVILALISIIYGAVAAIGSSNLLRLVAYTSISHFGFMVLGIYTFTTVGVSGSIFYMLNHGFSTAALFLVIGFLISRRGSALVSDFGGVQKVAPVLAGVFLMAGLSGLALPGMSSFVSEFMVMAGAWSRQPWPAAVAALGTVLAAVYILLMYQRTMTGPVTEAASTHFTSDLNAREKWVAAPLLAIILLLGFVPGIALDVINPTAAATISHVGAPDPVAPFGEEGK, from the coding sequence ATGACAATCCCTTGGCTGACCTTCCTGGGTCTGGTGCCCCTGGTCGGCGCGGTGACGTTGCTGCTCCCGGTGAAGGAGCTGGCCCGCGTGCTCGGCATGTTCTTCGCCGTGATCACCGCAGTGGTCGGCATCGTGGTGACCACCCTGTACGTAGGCGGCGCGGCTCTGGCCGAGCAGGTGCCCTGGATTCAGGCCTTCGGTGCCTGGTGGGCACTCGGCCTCAACGGCATGAGCGTGCTGATGGTGATTCTCACCGTCCTGCTCACCCCGATGGTGCTGCTGGCCGAATGGAAGCTGCCGAACGCCGGACGGTGGAGCCCGCAGGTGTTCGTGGCGCTGGTCCTCTTCCTGGAGAGCCTGTCGCTGTTCACCTTCATGGCCGATGACGTCCTGCTGTTCTACCTCTTCTTCGAGGCCACGCTGATCCCGATGTACTTCCTGATCGGCGGCTTCGGTGGCGAGGCGCGGGCGGCGGCAGCCCTGAAGTTCCTGCTGTTCAGCCTGGCCGGTGGCCTGGTCATGCTGGTCAGCGTGGTCGGCCTCGGGGTGGTCTCCACCGAGCTGAGCGGAACTCCGACCTACCTGCTGTCCGAGCTGGCCAAGCTGCCGATCGGCACCGACCTGGGCCGCTGGCTGATGATCGGCTTCCTGGTGGCCTTCATCGTCAAGGCGCCGATGGTCCCGCTGCACACCTGGCTGCCCACCACCGCCGAGCAGGCGACGCCGGGCACCTCGGTACTGCTGGTCGGCATCCTGGACAAGATCGGCACCTTCGGGATGATCAAGTTCTGCCTGGGCCTGTTCCCGGAGGCCAGCCTGTGGGTGGCCCCGGTGATGGTGATCCTGGCGCTGATCAGCATCATCTACGGTGCGGTGGCCGCGATCGGCAGCTCCAACCTGCTGCGGCTGGTCGCCTACACCTCGATCAGCCACTTCGGCTTCATGGTGCTGGGCATCTACACCTTCACCACGGTCGGAGTGTCCGGCTCGATCTTCTACATGCTCAACCACGGCTTCTCCACGGCGGCGCTGTTCCTGGTGATCGGGTTCCTGATCAGCCGGCGCGGCTCGGCCCTGGTCTCCGACTTCGGGGGAGTGCAGAAGGTCGCCCCGGTGCTGGCCGGTGTGTTCCTGATGGCCGGCCTTTCCGGCCTGGCCCTGCCCGGCATGTCGAGCTTCGTCTCTGAGTTCATGGTGATGGCCGGTGCCTGGTCACGGCAGCCCTGGCCGGCCGCAGTGGCTGCGCTCGGCACCGTGCTGGCTGCGGTCTACATCCTGCTCATGTACCAGCGCACCATGACCGGACCGGTCACTGAAGCGGCCAGTACCCACTTCACCAGCGACCTGAACGCCAGGGAGAAGTGGGTGGCAGCGCCGCTGCTGGCGATCATCCTGCTGCTCGGCTTCGTCCCGGGGATCGCGCTGGACGTGATCAACCCGACCGCCGCAGCCACGATCAGTCACGTGGGGGCCCCTGACCCGGTGGCGCCGTTTGGAGAGGAAGGCAAGTGA
- the nuoI gene encoding NADH-quinone oxidoreductase subunit NuoI, protein MGAFDAWAGFGVTFRTMFRKTFTQGYPEKGKEKVTAPRFHGRHQLNRWPDGLEKCVGCELCAWACPADAIYVEGADNTDVERYSPGERYGRVYQINYLRCILCGLCIEACPTRALTMTNDFKLADVTREKMIYTKDRLLAPLLPGMEQPPHPRRLGADEKDYFLGLPSTGQPDNRTPSVGDDREAGR, encoded by the coding sequence ATGGGCGCTTTCGATGCTTGGGCCGGCTTTGGGGTGACCTTCCGGACGATGTTCCGGAAGACCTTCACCCAGGGCTACCCGGAGAAGGGCAAGGAGAAGGTCACCGCGCCCCGCTTCCACGGACGCCACCAGCTGAACCGCTGGCCGGACGGTCTGGAGAAGTGCGTGGGCTGTGAGCTGTGCGCCTGGGCCTGCCCGGCGGACGCCATCTACGTCGAGGGTGCGGACAACACCGATGTCGAGCGGTACTCGCCCGGCGAGCGGTACGGCCGGGTCTACCAGATCAACTACCTGCGCTGCATTCTGTGTGGGCTGTGCATCGAGGCTTGCCCGACCCGCGCGCTGACCATGACCAATGACTTCAAGCTGGCCGACGTGACCAGGGAGAAGATGATCTACACCAAGGACCGTCTGCTGGCCCCGTTGCTGCCAGGGATGGAGCAGCCGCCGCATCCGCGTCGGCTCGGGGCCGATGAGAAGGACTACTTCCTCGGCCTGCCGTCCACCGGGCAGCCGGACAACCGGACGCCCTCGGTCGGCGATGACCGGGAGGCCGGACGATGA
- the nuoL gene encoding NADH-quinone oxidoreductase subunit L, producing MISLETTFAPVLATGLTSYAWLIIAIPAISAAILLLGGRLLDQVGHWLGVAAVTASFAIAATLFGSQLLADESSRAISVPLYTWIAAGTWKVTAGLLIDQLSILFALLITGVGALIHVYSVGYMAHDERRRRFFAYLNLFIAAMLTLVLADNYLVLFVGWEGVGLASYLLIGFWQHKPSAAAAAKKAFVMNRVGDLGLTMAVMSMLALFGSSSFAAVNAGAEHLDSFWVATIGLLLLVGACGKSAQVPLQAWLLDAMEGPTPVSALIHAATMVTAGVYLVVRSHAIFSISPVASTAVVVVGAVTLLVGAWIGTSKDDIKKVLAGSTMSQIGYMMLAAGLGPVGYAFAIFHLLTHGFFKANMFLGAGSVMHAMDDDVNMRHYGALAKVTRITFLTFGMGYLAIIGFPFFAGYFSKDHIIEAAFEVSTVAGIAALVGAGITAFYMTRLMLMTFFGEKRWREGVHPHESPLVMTVPLIILAVFSVGAGALMNWWIQDWLEPAVGNHVQEISIAPGPIGWLTMLIVAAGVALGWYLFGRQPVPAEAPASRNPFTVAGRNDLFGDLVNETVVVRPTMLAARGLVANDDRVIDGGVGGLATLTVGLSNQVRKLQTGQVRSYALTMTLGVVLVGVIVILSQLG from the coding sequence ATGATCAGTCTGGAAACGACATTCGCCCCGGTGCTGGCCACCGGCCTGACCAGCTATGCCTGGTTGATCATCGCCATCCCGGCGATCTCCGCGGCGATCCTGCTGCTCGGTGGACGCCTGCTGGACCAGGTCGGTCACTGGCTCGGGGTGGCTGCGGTCACCGCGTCCTTCGCCATCGCCGCCACGCTGTTCGGCTCCCAGTTGCTCGCCGACGAGTCGTCCCGGGCCATCTCGGTGCCGCTGTACACCTGGATCGCGGCCGGAACCTGGAAGGTGACCGCCGGACTGCTGATCGACCAGCTGTCGATCCTGTTCGCGCTGCTGATCACCGGCGTCGGTGCGCTGATCCACGTCTACTCGGTGGGCTACATGGCCCACGACGAGCGGCGTCGACGCTTCTTCGCCTACCTGAACCTGTTCATCGCGGCGATGCTCACCCTGGTGCTGGCTGACAACTACCTGGTGCTGTTCGTCGGCTGGGAGGGGGTCGGTCTGGCCTCGTACTTGCTGATCGGTTTCTGGCAGCACAAGCCGTCGGCTGCCGCCGCGGCCAAGAAGGCCTTCGTGATGAACCGGGTGGGCGACCTCGGCCTGACCATGGCCGTGATGAGCATGCTGGCCCTGTTCGGCAGCTCCTCGTTCGCCGCGGTCAACGCCGGCGCCGAGCACCTGGACTCCTTCTGGGTCGCCACGATCGGCCTGCTCCTGCTCGTGGGCGCCTGCGGTAAGTCCGCCCAGGTTCCGCTGCAGGCCTGGCTGCTGGACGCCATGGAAGGCCCCACTCCGGTGTCGGCGCTGATCCACGCGGCCACCATGGTCACCGCCGGTGTGTACCTGGTCGTCCGCAGCCACGCGATCTTCTCGATCTCGCCGGTGGCCTCCACCGCCGTGGTCGTGGTCGGTGCGGTCACCCTGCTAGTCGGCGCCTGGATCGGTACCAGCAAGGACGACATCAAGAAGGTGCTGGCCGGCTCCACCATGAGCCAGATCGGCTACATGATGCTGGCCGCGGGCCTCGGCCCGGTCGGCTATGCCTTCGCCATCTTCCACCTGCTCACCCACGGCTTCTTCAAGGCCAACATGTTCCTGGGTGCCGGCTCGGTGATGCACGCCATGGATGACGACGTGAACATGCGCCACTACGGAGCGCTGGCGAAGGTGACCAGGATTACGTTCCTCACCTTCGGCATGGGCTACCTGGCGATCATCGGGTTCCCCTTCTTCGCCGGCTACTTCTCCAAGGACCACATCATCGAGGCCGCCTTCGAGGTGAGCACTGTGGCCGGGATCGCCGCGCTAGTCGGCGCGGGCATCACCGCGTTCTACATGACCCGCCTGATGCTGATGACGTTCTTCGGCGAGAAGCGCTGGCGCGAGGGCGTGCACCCGCACGAGTCGCCGCTGGTGATGACGGTGCCGCTCATCATCCTCGCCGTGTTCTCCGTCGGCGCCGGCGCGCTGATGAACTGGTGGATCCAGGATTGGCTCGAACCGGCCGTGGGCAACCACGTCCAGGAGATCTCGATTGCGCCTGGTCCGATCGGCTGGCTGACCATGCTGATCGTGGCCGCCGGCGTGGCCCTGGGCTGGTACCTGTTCGGCCGTCAGCCGGTTCCGGCCGAGGCTCCGGCCTCGCGCAACCCGTTCACGGTGGCCGGCCGCAACGACCTGTTCGGCGATCTGGTCAACGAAACCGTGGTGGTTCGTCCGACGATGCTGGCCGCCCGCGGCCTGGTCGCCAATGACGACCGGGTGATCGACGGCGGGGTCGGTGGCCTCGCAACCTTGACGGTCGGCCTGTCCAACCAAGTCAGGAAGCTGCAGACCGGCCAGGTCAGAAGCTACGCCCTGACCATGACCCTCGGCGTTGTGCTGGTGGGCGTGATCGTGATTCTCAGTCAGCTGGGCTGA
- a CDS encoding NADH-quinone oxidoreductase subunit J, translating into MSGAEITFWIAAPLMVVAAALGLLVFRKAVYSALCIAFVMINLAVLYASLDAMFLTFVQIIVYTGAIMMLFLFVLMLVGVDSPDSMVETLKGQRWAAGAAVVGMLGLIVFGIAGALSGGPKVGLDAANAAYGGNVESLAALIFGRYVFIFELTSALLITAAIGAMVLGQHARTKPKATQADLAAERMRRYATDGVHPGTLPNSGVLARHNSIATPALLPDGSVSDASVSPTLVSRGVIVDAPAMSQITATAFDQVETAQEEDQ; encoded by the coding sequence ATGAGTGGAGCAGAAATCACCTTCTGGATCGCCGCACCGTTGATGGTGGTGGCGGCCGCGCTGGGCCTGCTGGTCTTCCGCAAGGCGGTCTACTCCGCGTTGTGCATCGCGTTCGTGATGATCAACCTCGCGGTGCTCTACGCCTCGCTGGACGCCATGTTCCTGACCTTCGTCCAGATCATCGTCTACACCGGCGCCATCATGATGCTGTTCTTGTTCGTGCTGATGCTGGTCGGCGTCGATAGCCCGGACTCCATGGTCGAGACCCTCAAGGGTCAGCGCTGGGCCGCCGGAGCGGCCGTGGTCGGCATGCTCGGGCTGATCGTTTTCGGCATCGCCGGAGCCCTGAGCGGCGGACCCAAGGTCGGCCTGGACGCCGCGAATGCGGCCTACGGCGGCAACGTCGAGTCGCTGGCTGCCTTGATCTTCGGTCGCTACGTGTTCATCTTCGAGCTGACCTCGGCGCTGCTGATCACCGCGGCCATCGGCGCCATGGTGCTCGGTCAGCACGCCCGCACCAAGCCCAAGGCCACGCAGGCCGATCTGGCCGCTGAGCGGATGCGCCGCTACGCCACCGACGGTGTCCACCCGGGCACCCTGCCGAACTCGGGCGTCCTGGCCCGTCACAACTCGATCGCCACCCCGGCGCTGCTGCCGGACGGCTCAGTGAGCGATGCCTCGGTCTCGCCCACCCTGGTCTCCCGCGGCGTGATCGTGGACGCGCCGGCCATGAGCCAGATCACCGCTACGGCCTTCGACCAGGTCGAGACCGCTCAGGAGGAGGACCAGTGA
- a CDS encoding polyprenyl synthetase family protein, with amino-acid sequence MLTAVTDQQPPIEDFDPAFTARVTELLERVEERLHEVAAANTEFVTQASRHIVNAGGKRFRPLLVVLAGLISPNLDEDAAIRAAVVMELTHVASLYHDDVMDEADLRRGAPSANSRWGNTVAILVGDYLFSRASRIVAGLGPDFVELQAETFSRLVQGQIAETVGPLDGEDPLQHYLNVVADKTGSLIAASTAFGGMVSSLPAGQLKALTAFGEEIGVVFQLSDDLLDIESDTSGKTPGTDLRAGVPTLPTLLARESTDPADARLLELLNSDLSDDDDLSEALSLMRAHSSLAKARAEVNRRAEVARSFLAPLPEGSAKQALSALCDSVIGRSV; translated from the coding sequence ATGCTGACCGCCGTGACCGACCAGCAGCCGCCGATCGAAGACTTCGACCCCGCCTTCACCGCTCGGGTGACCGAGCTTCTCGAGCGGGTGGAGGAGCGACTGCACGAGGTGGCTGCGGCCAACACCGAGTTCGTCACCCAGGCGTCCCGCCACATCGTCAACGCCGGCGGGAAGCGGTTCCGTCCGCTACTCGTGGTGCTGGCCGGCCTGATCTCGCCCAACTTGGACGAGGACGCCGCGATCCGCGCCGCCGTGGTGATGGAGCTCACCCACGTGGCCAGCCTCTACCACGACGACGTCATGGACGAGGCCGACCTGCGCCGGGGCGCCCCCAGCGCCAACAGCCGCTGGGGCAACACCGTGGCGATTCTGGTCGGTGACTACCTGTTCTCCCGCGCCTCGCGGATCGTGGCCGGGCTCGGCCCGGACTTCGTCGAGCTGCAGGCCGAGACCTTCTCCCGGTTGGTCCAAGGCCAGATCGCCGAGACCGTCGGTCCGCTGGACGGCGAAGACCCGCTGCAGCATTACCTGAACGTGGTGGCCGACAAGACCGGCTCGCTGATCGCAGCCTCCACGGCCTTCGGTGGCATGGTCTCCAGCCTGCCGGCCGGCCAGCTGAAGGCGCTGACCGCCTTCGGTGAAGAGATCGGTGTGGTCTTCCAGCTCAGCGACGACCTGCTGGACATCGAGTCCGACACCTCCGGCAAGACGCCGGGCACCGACCTGCGGGCCGGCGTGCCGACTCTGCCGACGCTGCTGGCCAGGGAGTCGACCGATCCGGCCGACGCGCGGCTGCTGGAGTTGCTCAACTCCGATCTCAGCGACGATGACGACCTGAGCGAGGCGTTGTCCCTGATGCGGGCGCACTCGTCGCTGGCCAAGGCCCGGGCTGAGGTGAACCGGAGGGCCGAGGTGGCGCGCAGCTTCTTGGCGCCACTGCCCGAAGGGTCGGCCAAGCAGGCGCTGTCGGCGCTGTGCGACTCGGTCATCGGCCGCTCGGTCTGA
- a CDS encoding amidase, whose product MELTSRSAVELAEAVRRRELTAVEVASAHLERSERLAGRLGAFARLTPELALRTAELLDARLAAGEQVGPLAGVPCPIKDLNAVAGIGMEAGSAAMVGYVPEVSDDLVEWLADAGTVCTGKTATPEFGLPCYTEPATGEPARTPWDLTRMAGGSSGGAAAAVAAGLAPIAQASDGGGSIRIPASCCGLVGLKASRGRISPGRGRVPGPGLVSDGVLSRTVADTALALDVLAGQRPGDTYFVPSQPDGFLAASRRDPGRLRIGVLTTPVIAEADVHPACRTAAEQTAAQLAALGHDVVKAPVPFPVERWAAFQALWAVGAASIPLPPEAEPLLRPLTRWLREVGRNTSGLAYAGAAGAVQQLTVEVAEAWDGYDAVLMPTLAQPPLSIGAIRDDDDPAADFAAQTRFTPWTSVFNLSGRPAISLPLRTAQIDGIRLPIGVMLGGRFGQESLLLSLATQLEAEVGWQHPFVAAEF is encoded by the coding sequence ATGGAACTCACCAGCCGCTCCGCGGTGGAGTTGGCCGAGGCGGTCCGCCGCCGCGAGCTGACCGCCGTGGAGGTGGCGTCCGCACACTTGGAGCGCTCGGAGCGGCTCGCCGGTCGACTGGGCGCCTTCGCGCGGCTCACTCCCGAACTCGCGCTGCGCACTGCAGAGCTCCTGGACGCCCGGTTGGCGGCCGGTGAGCAGGTCGGCCCGCTGGCCGGGGTGCCCTGCCCGATCAAGGACCTGAACGCCGTGGCCGGGATCGGCATGGAGGCCGGCAGTGCGGCCATGGTCGGCTATGTGCCGGAGGTCAGCGACGACCTTGTCGAGTGGCTGGCCGATGCCGGAACTGTCTGCACCGGGAAGACCGCCACCCCCGAGTTCGGCCTGCCCTGCTACACCGAGCCGGCCACCGGCGAGCCGGCCCGGACTCCCTGGGACCTGACGCGGATGGCCGGCGGCTCCAGTGGCGGGGCGGCAGCGGCCGTGGCCGCCGGGCTGGCCCCGATCGCCCAGGCCTCCGACGGTGGTGGGTCGATTCGGATCCCGGCTTCCTGCTGCGGCCTGGTCGGGCTCAAGGCCAGTCGTGGCCGGATCAGTCCGGGGCGTGGACGTGTGCCCGGCCCGGGCCTGGTCAGCGACGGCGTGCTCAGCCGGACGGTGGCCGACACGGCTTTGGCCCTGGACGTGCTGGCCGGCCAGCGGCCCGGCGACACGTACTTCGTGCCGAGCCAGCCGGACGGCTTCCTGGCCGCCTCCCGGCGGGATCCCGGCCGGCTGCGGATCGGCGTGCTGACCACCCCGGTGATCGCCGAGGCCGACGTCCATCCGGCCTGCCGCACGGCGGCCGAGCAGACTGCCGCCCAGCTGGCCGCTCTGGGTCACGACGTGGTCAAGGCGCCGGTCCCGTTCCCGGTGGAGCGCTGGGCCGCCTTCCAAGCCCTGTGGGCGGTCGGCGCGGCCAGCATCCCGCTGCCACCGGAGGCCGAGCCGCTGTTGCGTCCGCTGACCCGGTGGCTGCGCGAGGTGGGGCGCAACACGTCCGGCCTGGCCTACGCCGGAGCCGCCGGGGCGGTGCAGCAGTTGACTGTGGAGGTCGCCGAGGCCTGGGACGGCTATGACGCCGTGCTGATGCCCACCCTGGCCCAGCCGCCGCTGTCGATCGGGGCGATCCGCGACGACGACGACCCGGCCGCCGACTTCGCCGCCCAGACCCGGTTCACCCCGTGGACCAGCGTGTTCAACCTCTCTGGGCGTCCGGCCATCTCACTGCCGCTGCGCACCGCGCAGATCGACGGGATCCGGCTACCGATCGGCGTGATGCTGGGCGGCCGGTTCGGCCAGGAGTCGCTGCTGCTCAGCCTGGCGACCCAGCTGGAGGCCGAGGTCGGCTGGCAGCACCCGTTCGTGGCCGCGGAGTTCTAG
- the nhaA gene encoding Na+/H+ antiporter NhaA, with the protein MTDRPAVRNTLARGAYREFRRVSAILRLESVGGILLLVGAVAALLVANLAPGFYGWLRDVHLGGELFGLDLNLSLGHWAADALLALFFFLVGLELKQEFVTGELRNPQTALVPVVAAFGGVAVPALIYFGFTFTDPATSHGWAIPAATDIAFALAVLAVIGSHLPAALRTFLLTLSVADDLIAITIIAFFYTSDLRLGFLAAALVPLLAFGLLVNLAQGFWLRNPVARVTLLVVAGVTTWVLVYSSGVHATVAGVLLAFCVPVRPPKDSSFTDGLAEVFDHRLRPLSAGFAVPVFAFFSAGVTLGGWDGFVAAATSNIGLGVILGLVAGKVIGITGSTWLVTRLRHAHLDPDLSWVDLFGLSILGGIGFTVSLLVSELTFGQGSPHDDVGKVAVLTASVLAALLAAVVLGARNRHYRAIAESEEMDADADGVPDKFAGA; encoded by the coding sequence GTGACCGATCGTCCCGCGGTCCGCAACACCCTGGCGCGCGGCGCCTACCGGGAGTTCCGCCGGGTCTCGGCCATCCTGCGGCTGGAGTCGGTCGGCGGCATTCTGCTGCTGGTCGGCGCCGTGGCCGCGCTGCTGGTTGCCAACCTGGCGCCGGGCTTCTACGGCTGGTTGCGCGACGTGCATCTGGGCGGTGAGTTGTTCGGGCTGGACCTGAACCTGAGCCTCGGCCACTGGGCCGCCGACGCCCTCCTGGCACTGTTCTTCTTCCTGGTCGGGCTGGAGTTGAAGCAGGAGTTCGTCACCGGCGAGCTGCGCAACCCGCAGACTGCCCTGGTGCCGGTGGTCGCCGCCTTCGGCGGCGTCGCCGTCCCGGCGCTGATCTACTTCGGGTTCACCTTCACCGATCCGGCGACCAGCCACGGCTGGGCGATCCCGGCAGCGACCGACATTGCTTTCGCCTTGGCCGTGCTGGCGGTGATCGGCTCGCATCTGCCGGCGGCGCTGCGCACCTTCCTGCTCACCTTGTCGGTGGCCGATGACCTGATCGCCATCACCATCATCGCGTTCTTCTACACCTCGGACTTGCGGCTGGGGTTCCTGGCCGCGGCTCTGGTCCCGCTGCTCGCCTTCGGGCTGCTGGTGAACCTGGCCCAGGGCTTCTGGCTGCGCAACCCGGTGGCCAGGGTGACCCTGCTGGTGGTGGCCGGAGTGACCACCTGGGTGCTGGTCTACTCCTCCGGGGTGCATGCCACCGTGGCCGGCGTGCTGCTGGCCTTCTGCGTGCCGGTCCGTCCGCCCAAGGACAGCAGCTTCACCGACGGCCTGGCCGAGGTCTTCGACCATCGGCTGCGGCCGCTCTCGGCGGGCTTCGCGGTCCCGGTGTTCGCCTTCTTCTCCGCAGGCGTCACCCTGGGCGGCTGGGACGGCTTTGTGGCCGCGGCCACCAGCAACATCGGCCTCGGCGTGATCCTCGGCCTGGTGGCCGGCAAGGTGATCGGGATCACCGGCTCCACCTGGCTGGTCACCCGGCTGCGCCACGCCCACCTCGACCCGGACTTGTCCTGGGTGGATCTGTTCGGCCTGTCGATTCTGGGCGGGATCGGCTTCACCGTCTCGCTGCTGGTCAGCGAGCTGACCTTCGGTCAGGGCTCGCCCCACGACGATGTCGGCAAGGTGGCGGTGCTCACTGCTTCGGTCCTGGCCGCACTACTGGCCGCCGTCGTCCTGGGCGCCCGGAACCGGCACTACCGGGCCATCGCCGAGTCCGAAGAAATGGACGCCGATGCCGACGGCGTCCCGGACAAGTTCGCCGGCGCCTAG
- the nuoK gene encoding NADH-quinone oxidoreductase subunit NuoK, translated as MSPDNYLYLAAALFAIGTAGVMLRRNALVAFMSVELMLNAANLAMVAFASARGNLDGQVATFFVMVVAAAEVVVGLSIIITIYRTRRSTSVDAANLLKL; from the coding sequence GTGAGTCCGGACAACTACCTCTACCTCGCCGCGGCGCTGTTCGCGATCGGCACCGCTGGGGTGATGCTGCGCCGCAACGCGCTGGTCGCCTTCATGTCGGTCGAGCTGATGCTGAACGCGGCGAACCTGGCGATGGTCGCCTTCGCCTCGGCCCGCGGAAACCTGGACGGGCAGGTGGCCACCTTCTTCGTGATGGTCGTCGCGGCCGCCGAGGTCGTGGTCGGGTTGAGCATCATCATCACCATCTACCGCACCCGACGGTCCACCTCGGTGGACGCGGCGAACCTGCTGAAGCTGTGA
- the nuoN gene encoding NADH-quinone oxidoreductase subunit NuoN, translated as MNITAPTFEWLELAPVLIVLTAAILGVIIEAAVARPYRMVSQVGLMVVSLVAALAMLIDNFMNQRTGTLVVASMVLDGPAYLAWAALLVFGLLSLLLFAERRLANGATAFAASAAAVPGSLPESEAAVARHEHTEVFPLALFSLSGMLVFAAANDLITAFVALEVMSLPLYLLSAMSRRRRLLSQEAALKYFLLGALSSAFFLFGIALVYGFSGSFGFREIAASISDPVYGRGLLYTGMAFLAIGLLFKIGAVPFHNWVPDVYVGAPTPVTAFMAICTKLAAVMAVLRVFFVALGGERWTWQPLLATIAVLTMVIGVVIAVAQTDIKRLLAYSSISHAGFILVAVVGASVGTAAGASSSVASIVFYLTAYGFATIASFAAVTMVRDAAGEVHSIAGWSGLGRRNPFLASVVALAMLSFAGIPLTGGFIGKWAVFTAAWHGGFAWLVIVAIVASVVAAYVYFKVIIAMFFGEPVAGVEVGRASAFTLVPLVVGAAATLYLGLFPGQLLDLATAVGTFLR; from the coding sequence GTGAACATCACTGCTCCGACGTTCGAGTGGCTGGAGCTCGCGCCGGTCCTGATCGTGCTGACGGCCGCCATCCTCGGCGTCATCATCGAGGCCGCGGTGGCCCGTCCCTACCGGATGGTCAGCCAGGTCGGCCTGATGGTGGTCTCGCTGGTCGCCGCACTGGCCATGCTGATCGACAACTTCATGAACCAGCGCACCGGCACCCTGGTGGTTGCCTCGATGGTCCTGGACGGACCGGCCTACCTGGCCTGGGCCGCCCTGCTGGTCTTCGGCCTGCTCTCGCTGCTGCTGTTCGCCGAGCGTCGGCTGGCCAATGGCGCCACGGCGTTTGCCGCATCGGCCGCGGCTGTCCCGGGCAGCCTGCCGGAGTCCGAGGCCGCCGTGGCGCGCCACGAGCACACCGAGGTCTTCCCGCTGGCCCTGTTCTCGCTGTCGGGCATGCTGGTCTTCGCCGCAGCCAATGACCTGATCACCGCCTTCGTCGCGCTCGAGGTCATGTCGCTGCCGCTGTACCTGCTGTCGGCGATGTCTCGCCGGCGTCGGCTGCTCAGCCAGGAAGCGGCGCTGAAGTACTTCCTGCTCGGTGCGCTGAGCTCGGCCTTCTTCCTGTTCGGCATCGCCCTGGTGTACGGCTTCTCCGGCTCCTTCGGGTTCCGGGAGATCGCCGCCTCGATCAGCGACCCGGTCTACGGCCGCGGCCTGCTGTACACCGGCATGGCCTTCCTGGCGATCGGCCTGCTGTTCAAGATCGGCGCCGTCCCGTTCCACAACTGGGTGCCGGACGTGTACGTCGGTGCGCCGACTCCGGTGACCGCCTTCATGGCCATCTGCACCAAGTTGGCCGCCGTGATGGCCGTCCTCCGGGTGTTCTTCGTTGCCCTCGGCGGCGAGCGCTGGACCTGGCAGCCGTTGCTGGCCACGATCGCCGTGCTGACCATGGTCATCGGCGTGGTGATCGCCGTGGCTCAGACCGACATCAAGCGACTGCTGGCCTACAGCTCGATCTCGCACGCCGGGTTCATCCTGGTGGCCGTGGTCGGCGCCTCGGTGGGCACTGCCGCCGGTGCGTCCAGCAGCGTGGCCTCGATCGTGTTCTACCTGACCGCCTACGGTTTCGCCACGATCGCCTCCTTCGCGGCCGTGACCATGGTTCGCGATGCCGCGGGCGAGGTGCACTCGATCGCCGGCTGGTCCGGGCTGGGTCGCAGGAACCCGTTCCTGGCTTCGGTGGTCGCTCTGGCCATGCTCAGCTTCGCGGGCATCCCGCTGACCGGTGGCTTCATCGGCAAGTGGGCCGTGTTCACCGCGGCCTGGCATGGCGGGTTCGCCTGGCTGGTCATCGTGGCGATCGTGGCCAGTGTGGTGGCGGCCTATGTCTACTTCAAGGTGATCATCGCGATGTTCTTCGGCGAGCCGGTGGCCGGAGTCGAGGTGGGTCGGGCCAGCGCCTTCACGCTGGTTCCGCTAGTCGTTGGCGCTGCGGCAACGCTGTACCTGGGTCTGTTCCCCGGTCAGCTGCTGGACCTGGCCACGGCTGTCGGAACCTTCCTGCGGTAG